In Romboutsia lituseburensis, a genomic segment contains:
- a CDS encoding PAS domain-containing sensor histidine kinase, translating to MNNLNKVIINMIENMPIPAIFGELKINTNGIELVSVKGYSVLINGLVKDYNLSEEEFLKDFIKTINYNLNKDGCKNKLCNQNFICYISKASQWFKITIQTICDSYFIIYFYPTYEGYNDTENILEYNKKIALEFDHKKILDVVSDSIPDHIFYRDLEGRYMDVNRSFLQDTKLLKEDVIGKTNYDLEIFKDISDNFKESDDKILESKKSEVFHEVIYFGNDLRHIETIKAPCFDSENRILGIVGISRDITDRILKEVEEERIKADFFANLSHELRTPLNLIFSCLQMIDLKIKDNDDIKSLCGSYLDIIKQNSKRSLRLINNFIDSNRLNNGYLELNAQNGDIVQFIENICDSVSEFIHQKELTMIFDTYIEECIISFDMEKIERVMLNLISNAIKYNKPNGRIDVILQLNQNVFEIKVKDTGIGIPKEKQDEIFKRFKQIDNRLTKHSEGSGIGLSLTKSLIEIHNGNISVNSKIGLGTEFIVKLPYTKECLNTKKVLKINDKLINTNELVERMSIEFSDIY from the coding sequence ATGAATAATTTAAACAAGGTAATTATTAATATGATAGAAAATATGCCTATACCAGCTATATTCGGAGAATTAAAGATAAATACAAATGGCATAGAATTAGTTTCTGTTAAAGGTTATAGCGTTTTAATAAATGGTTTGGTTAAAGACTATAATTTATCAGAAGAAGAATTTTTGAAGGATTTTATCAAGACTATTAATTACAATTTAAATAAAGATGGTTGCAAAAATAAACTATGTAATCAAAATTTTATATGCTATATATCAAAAGCATCACAATGGTTTAAAATAACTATTCAAACGATATGTGACAGTTATTTTATAATTTACTTTTATCCTACTTATGAAGGATATAATGATACAGAGAATATTTTAGAATATAACAAAAAGATAGCTTTAGAATTTGATCATAAAAAAATACTAGATGTTGTTAGTGATTCTATTCCTGATCATATATTTTATCGAGATTTAGAGGGAAGATATATGGATGTAAATAGGAGCTTTTTACAAGATACAAAGTTATTAAAAGAAGATGTTATAGGCAAAACTAATTATGATCTTGAGATATTTAAAGATATTAGCGATAACTTCAAAGAATCTGATGATAAAATACTTGAAAGTAAAAAATCTGAAGTATTTCATGAAGTCATTTACTTTGGAAATGACCTCAGGCATATTGAAACCATAAAAGCACCGTGTTTTGATAGTGAAAATAGAATTCTTGGAATTGTTGGAATATCACGTGATATTACAGATCGTATATTAAAAGAAGTAGAAGAGGAAAGAATAAAAGCAGATTTTTTCGCTAATTTATCACATGAGCTAAGAACACCTCTTAACTTAATATTTAGTTGCTTACAAATGATAGATCTAAAAATAAAAGATAATGATGACATAAAATCTTTATGTGGATCATATTTAGATATTATAAAGCAAAATTCTAAAAGATCTTTAAGATTAATTAACAACTTTATAGACTCTAATCGATTAAACAATGGATATTTAGAATTGAATGCTCAAAATGGGGATATTGTACAATTTATAGAAAATATATGTGATTCTGTTTCAGAGTTTATACATCAAAAAGAATTAACAATGATCTTTGATACTTATATTGAGGAATGTATTATTAGTTTTGATATGGAAAAAATAGAGCGTGTAATGTTAAATTTAATATCAAACGCAATAAAATATAATAAGCCTAATGGAAGGATCGATGTAATCTTACAATTAAATCAAAATGTATTTGAAATAAAAGTAAAAGATACAGGTATTGGAATTCCCAAAGAAAAACAAGATGAAATATTTAAAAGATTTAAACAAATTGACAACAGACTAACAAAACATAGTGAAGGCAGTGGAATAGGATTATCATTAACTAAGTCACTTATTGAGATTCATAATGGAAATATATCAGTAAACAGTAAAATAGGTTTAGGAACTGAATTTATAGTAAAACTACCATATACTAAAGAATGTTTAAATACTAAAAAGGTTTTAAAAATAAATGATAAGTTAATAAATACAAATGAATTAGTAGAAAGAATGAGCATCGAATTTTCTGATATATACTAA
- a CDS encoding [FeFe] hydrogenase, group A, translating to MQNKKQTLIQSSLGSVFSVFSEDELKKITDKSKRTIAISGKINNPGIIEIPENATLAEIITQAGGLLNDSGFKAAQLGIPFGGFLTEDSLDKELDFKLFDNGTSRNIIILSQEDCIIQYAKFYVDYLLGKIQDGGLEEYEVAKKEIIRIWKLLDRISKGRANMRDVYLLRRLTGTVKEKVNQKHNIIEEIIDKFYEEIKEHIEENRCYTSQCNHLIKLRITSKCIGCGACKRACPVDCINGEPKKQHYIDYTRCTHCGQCIAACPVNAITAGDNTFKFLRDLATPNKVVITQMAPAVRVAIGEAFGFEPGTNVENKIAAGLRKLGVEYVFDTTWAADLTIMEEAAELQERLEKHLAGDKDVKLPILTSCCPAWVKFIEQNYGDMLDVPSSAKSPMQMFATVAKDLWGREHGLERDQITSVAIMPCIAKKYEASRPEFSRGLNYDVDYVITTAELVKIFKDSGIDLSIIEDEPIDQVLGEYTGAGVIFGRTGGVIEAATRTAVEKMTGKRVDNIEFEQLRGWDSFRACELEVGDLKLRIGITYGLKEAGKMLDKIREGEEFFHAIEIMACTYGCVGGGGQPKARKRNEVLQQRAEGLNSIDRSLPIRRSYENPAVLAIYEKYLDHPLSHKAHELLHTKYFVKVKKNK from the coding sequence ATGCAAAATAAAAAACAAACATTAATACAAAGTTCACTAGGATCTGTATTTTCAGTTTTTAGTGAAGATGAATTAAAAAAAATAACAGATAAAAGTAAAAGAACTATTGCTATATCTGGTAAAATAAATAACCCTGGAATAATAGAAATACCTGAAAATGCTACCTTAGCTGAGATAATAACTCAAGCTGGAGGTTTATTAAATGATAGTGGCTTTAAGGCTGCTCAACTTGGTATTCCATTTGGAGGATTTTTAACAGAAGATAGCTTAGACAAAGAGTTAGATTTTAAACTTTTTGACAATGGTACAAGTAGAAACATAATAATACTTTCTCAAGAGGATTGTATAATACAATATGCTAAATTCTATGTAGATTATTTATTGGGCAAAATTCAAGACGGTGGACTTGAGGAATATGAAGTTGCTAAAAAAGAAATAATTAGGATTTGGAAACTTCTTGATAGAATAAGTAAAGGTAGAGCTAATATGAGAGATGTATATCTCTTAAGAAGACTAACAGGAACTGTTAAAGAAAAGGTAAATCAAAAACATAATATAATAGAGGAGATAATAGATAAATTTTATGAAGAAATCAAAGAACATATAGAGGAAAATAGATGTTACACATCACAATGTAATCATTTAATAAAACTAAGAATAACATCTAAATGTATAGGATGTGGAGCTTGTAAAAGAGCATGTCCTGTCGATTGTATAAATGGAGAACCTAAAAAACAACATTACATAGATTATACAAGATGTACACATTGTGGTCAGTGTATAGCTGCATGTCCTGTAAATGCTATAACAGCAGGAGATAATACATTTAAGTTTTTAAGAGATTTAGCTACACCAAATAAAGTTGTAATAACACAAATGGCACCAGCAGTAAGGGTTGCTATTGGAGAAGCATTTGGGTTTGAGCCAGGTACAAATGTTGAAAATAAAATAGCTGCAGGTCTTAGAAAGTTAGGGGTAGAATATGTATTTGATACTACATGGGCTGCAGATTTGACCATAATGGAAGAAGCAGCTGAGCTTCAAGAAAGGCTAGAAAAGCATTTAGCTGGAGATAAGGATGTAAAACTTCCTATTCTTACATCATGTTGCCCTGCATGGGTAAAATTTATAGAGCAAAACTATGGTGATATGCTAGATGTGCCATCATCAGCTAAATCACCAATGCAAATGTTTGCGACTGTGGCTAAAGATTTATGGGGAAGAGAGCATGGACTAGAAAGAGATCAAATTACATCAGTAGCAATTATGCCATGTATAGCAAAAAAATATGAAGCTTCAAGACCTGAGTTTTCCAGAGGACTTAACTATGATGTTGATTATGTAATTACAACAGCTGAACTTGTAAAGATTTTTAAAGATTCAGGTATAGATTTGAGTATAATTGAAGACGAGCCTATAGATCAAGTGTTAGGTGAATATACAGGCGCAGGAGTCATATTTGGTAGAACAGGTGGGGTTATAGAAGCTGCTACAAGAACGGCAGTTGAGAAAATGACAGGTAAAAGAGTTGATAATATAGAATTTGAACAATTAAGAGGTTGGGATTCTTTTAGAGCATGTGAACTTGAAGTAGGAGATTTAAAGCTAAGAATAGGTATAACATATGGATTAAAAGAAGCAGGCAAAATGTTAGATAAGATAAGAGAAGGAGAAGAATTCTTCCATGCCATTGAGATTATGGCTTGTACGTATGGATGTGTTGGCGGTGGCGGGCAGCCAAAGGCTAGAAAAAGAAATGAAGTATTACAGCAAAGAGCAGAAGGTTTAAATAGTATAGATAGATCACTTCCAATTAGAAGATCTTATGAAAATCCTGCTGTACTTGCAATTTATGAAAAATATTTAGATCATCCTTTAAGTCATAAGGCACACGAACTTTTACACACAAAATATTTTGTAAAAGTAAAGAAAAATAAATAA
- the hypD gene encoding trans-4-hydroxy-L-proline dehydratase, whose translation MLRGSFDRTKKLRQESIDTKPYISIERAKLITQAYKKYEGSVEVPVLRALAFKHYMENRSLCINEGELIVGEKGSSAQGAPTYPELCCHTMDDLEIMDKRDKISFKVSDDVRKIQKEEIIPFWENRQLRKKIINSMDKQWIDCYENGIFTEFMEQRAPGHTVCGDIIYQKGFLDLKQEIKDEIDNIDFINDLNAYNKKIQLEAMDIACDAIIIYAQRYAKYARELAQNEYDENRKKELLLISNNCEIVPMNKPNTYHQALQMYWFVHIGVTTELNIWDAFSPGRLDQHLYPFYKDDLENGIIDYNKAKELLECLWVKFNNQPAPPKVGITLKESGTYTDFANINTGGITSDGKNGVNDVSYIILDVMDEMRLLQPSSNVQISKKTPQKFLKRACEISRQGWGQPAFYNTEAILQELLDAGKTLEDARYGGTSGCVETGCFGKEAYVLTGYLNLPKILEITLNNGFDPISKKQIGLKTGDAKKFIAYENLFDAFKKQLKHFVDIKVKGNNVIESIYAKHMPSPLMSVIVDDCIKTAKDYNAGGARYNTKYIQGVGIGTTTDSLASIKYNVFDNKKFTMEELLNAIENNFEGYERIYNLVKNKTPKYGNDEDYADDLMIDVFNSFYKEVTGRRSPIGGTYRINMLPTTCHVYFGEVMGASSNGRLRGKPLSEGISPEKGADINGPTSVIKSCSKMDHLKTGGTLLNQRFAPSVVKGEEGIENMSNLIRAYFNMDGHHIQFNVFDKNILLKAQKTPEEYNDLIVRVAGYSDHFNNLSKALQDEIIERTEQTF comes from the coding sequence ATGTTAAGGGGAAGTTTTGATAGAACTAAAAAATTAAGACAAGAAAGTATAGATACAAAACCATATATAAGTATAGAAAGAGCGAAGCTTATAACACAAGCATATAAAAAATATGAAGGTAGTGTTGAAGTTCCAGTACTTAGGGCATTAGCATTTAAGCACTATATGGAAAATAGAAGTCTTTGTATAAATGAGGGAGAACTAATTGTAGGAGAAAAGGGTTCCTCTGCACAGGGGGCTCCAACTTATCCTGAGCTTTGCTGTCATACAATGGATGATTTAGAAATTATGGATAAGAGGGATAAGATATCTTTTAAAGTAAGTGATGATGTACGAAAAATACAAAAAGAGGAAATTATACCTTTTTGGGAAAATAGACAATTAAGAAAGAAAATAATAAATTCAATGGACAAACAATGGATAGATTGTTATGAAAATGGAATTTTTACTGAATTTATGGAACAAAGGGCTCCAGGTCATACTGTATGTGGTGATATTATATATCAAAAAGGATTCTTGGATTTAAAACAAGAAATAAAAGATGAGATAGATAATATTGATTTTATCAATGACTTAAATGCTTATAATAAAAAAATTCAATTAGAAGCTATGGATATAGCTTGTGATGCAATTATTATTTATGCTCAAAGATATGCAAAATATGCTAGAGAATTAGCTCAAAATGAATATGATGAAAACAGAAAAAAAGAACTTTTACTAATATCAAATAATTGTGAAATAGTCCCAATGAATAAACCGAATACATATCATCAGGCTCTTCAAATGTACTGGTTTGTTCATATAGGTGTTACAACTGAACTTAATATTTGGGATGCTTTTAGTCCTGGTAGATTAGATCAGCATTTATATCCTTTTTATAAAGATGATTTAGAAAATGGTATAATCGACTATAACAAAGCAAAGGAATTATTAGAATGCTTATGGGTTAAATTTAATAATCAGCCTGCTCCTCCAAAAGTAGGTATAACATTAAAAGAAAGTGGAACATATACTGACTTTGCAAATATAAATACAGGTGGAATAACTAGTGATGGTAAAAATGGTGTAAATGATGTAAGCTATATAATATTAGACGTTATGGATGAAATGAGACTTTTACAGCCAAGCTCTAATGTACAAATAAGCAAGAAAACTCCACAGAAATTTTTAAAACGAGCTTGTGAAATTTCTAGACAAGGATGGGGGCAACCGGCATTTTATAATACAGAAGCTATTTTACAAGAGCTTTTAGATGCAGGTAAGACCTTAGAAGATGCTAGATATGGAGGAACAAGTGGATGTGTTGAAACAGGATGCTTTGGAAAAGAAGCTTATGTTTTAACAGGTTATTTAAACTTACCTAAAATTCTCGAAATTACTTTGAATAATGGATTTGACCCTATATCTAAAAAACAAATTGGATTAAAAACAGGAGATGCTAAAAAGTTTATTGCATATGAAAATTTATTCGATGCATTTAAAAAGCAACTTAAACACTTTGTAGATATTAAGGTAAAGGGAAATAATGTAATAGAATCAATTTATGCAAAACATATGCCATCTCCTCTTATGAGTGTTATTGTAGATGATTGTATAAAAACTGCAAAGGATTATAACGCAGGAGGGGCTAGATATAACACTAAGTACATTCAAGGTGTAGGAATAGGAACTACAACAGATAGCTTAGCTTCAATTAAATACAATGTATTTGATAATAAGAAGTTTACAATGGAAGAATTGTTAAATGCTATTGAAAATAACTTTGAAGGATATGAAAGAATTTACAATTTAGTCAAAAATAAAACACCTAAATATGGTAATGATGAAGATTATGCCGATGATTTAATGATAGATGTATTTAATTCATTTTATAAAGAAGTAACAGGAAGAAGATCACCTATAGGTGGTACTTATAGAATAAACATGTTACCTACTACTTGTCACGTTTATTTTGGAGAAGTTATGGGAGCAAGCTCAAATGGGAGATTAAGAGGTAAGCCATTATCAGAGGGGATTTCTCCAGAAAAAGGAGCCGATATAAATGGACCTACTAGTGTGATTAAATCTTGCTCTAAAATGGATCACTTAAAAACAGGAGGAACTTTATTAAATCAACGTTTTGCACCTTCTGTAGTAAAAGGGGAAGAAGGTATAGAAAATATGTCTAACTTAATAAGAGCATATTTTAATATGGATGGACATCATATTCAATTTAATGTGTTTGATAAGAATATATTACTTAAAGCTCAAAAAACTCCTGAAGAATACAATGATTTAATAGTAAGAGTTGCAGGATATAGTGATCACTTTAACAACTTAAGTAAAGCTTTGCAAGATGAAATAATAGAAAGAACTGAGCAAACATTTTAA
- a CDS encoding HD domain-containing protein: MSKKKFLKDIENGQQFNTSLLVMKRLYKDADKVVYLLSDKSDQIKGKVPSRIKLEIGDIISINTKKTFILDIEQLEKLTDYNLEDYLPTVNRSIDCIMNEIEIISEECITSQEGKLLNDYFFKDQDFISKFKVAIGGISMHHNYIGGLCEHTLGVMYLTKVLCDRYNCRRREIAVLSAKLHDIGKIYELDYNGPFKYTLQGELEGHIAIGVQLIDRAFNNIDYPFSDDFIRRIKGCIIQHHGKIEYGSPREANMEESFILNYADSVDATLNRINQIKEVTKENSWSEYDRRIDKKLYL; this comes from the coding sequence ATGAGTAAAAAAAAATTTTTAAAAGATATAGAAAATGGACAACAATTTAATACATCTCTTTTAGTAATGAAGAGACTATACAAAGATGCTGATAAAGTAGTTTATCTATTAAGTGATAAAAGTGATCAGATAAAAGGAAAGGTACCCTCTAGAATTAAATTAGAGATAGGAGATATTATAAGTATTAATACTAAAAAAACTTTTATATTAGATATAGAACAACTTGAAAAATTAACAGATTATAACTTAGAAGACTATCTTCCTACTGTAAATAGATCTATAGATTGCATTATGAATGAAATAGAAATAATATCAGAGGAATGTATAACTTCACAAGAAGGTAAGCTTCTAAATGATTACTTTTTTAAAGATCAAGATTTTATATCTAAATTTAAAGTAGCTATTGGAGGAATATCTATGCATCATAATTACATAGGTGGATTATGTGAACATACACTAGGTGTAATGTATTTAACTAAAGTGTTATGTGATAGATACAATTGTAGACGGAGAGAAATAGCAGTTCTTAGTGCTAAATTGCATGATATAGGTAAAATTTATGAGCTTGATTACAATGGGCCTTTTAAATATACATTACAAGGTGAATTAGAAGGGCATATAGCCATAGGTGTTCAATTAATAGACAGAGCTTTTAATAATATAGACTATCCATTTAGTGATGACTTTATAAGAAGGATAAAAGGATGTATAATACAACATCACGGAAAAATTGAATATGGTTCTCCAAGAGAGGCTAACATGGAAGAATCTTTTATATTAAATTATGCAGATAGTGTAGATGCTACTTTAAATAGAATTAATCAGATAAAAGAAGTTACCAAAGAAAATAGTTGGTCAGAGTATGACAGGCGAATAGATAAAAAACTATATCTATAA
- a CDS encoding trans-4-hydroxy-L-proline dehydratase activase, producing MNNPLVINIQKCSIHDGPGIRTTIFFKGCPLKCAWCHNPESQKYTKEVLYNLEKCTQCDSCMNHCPNHAIYKENNQIYLHKEKCEFCEICLDYCLNNAREIAGKIYTVNQLVNEIEKDMIFYEESNGGVTLSGGEVMTSDIFFIKQILKSCKDKGIHTTIDTCGFTSFEKFKKILPYTDLFLYDIKLIDGEKHLLFTGVDNKLILDNLEKLSDEDVSITIRIPLIEGVNVDKENTEIKKIIKFLSPLNIKNINLLPYHDIGIYKYTKLNKKYEGTEFKTPSEEKLKEISLLFENNHFITKIGG from the coding sequence ATGAATAATCCATTAGTTATAAACATACAAAAATGTAGTATTCACGACGGACCTGGTATTAGAACTACTATTTTTTTTAAGGGTTGTCCTCTAAAATGTGCTTGGTGTCACAATCCAGAAAGTCAGAAATACACAAAAGAAGTACTATATAATCTAGAAAAATGTACTCAATGTGATTCATGTATGAATCATTGCCCTAATCATGCTATATATAAAGAGAATAATCAAATATATCTGCACAAAGAAAAGTGTGAATTTTGTGAAATTTGTTTGGATTATTGTTTAAATAATGCTCGTGAAATAGCAGGTAAAATATATACTGTTAACCAACTAGTTAATGAAATTGAAAAAGACATGATTTTTTATGAAGAATCTAATGGTGGCGTTACTTTATCTGGGGGAGAAGTTATGACATCAGATATCTTTTTTATTAAACAGATACTTAAGTCTTGCAAAGATAAAGGCATACATACTACAATTGATACTTGTGGTTTTACTTCGTTTGAAAAGTTCAAAAAAATTTTACCATATACAGATTTATTCTTATATGATATTAAGCTAATAGATGGTGAAAAGCATCTATTATTTACAGGTGTAGATAATAAATTAATACTTGATAATTTAGAAAAACTATCAGATGAAGATGTAAGTATAACTATTAGGATACCTTTAATAGAAGGAGTAAATGTAGACAAAGAAAACACTGAGATAAAAAAAATAATAAAATTTTTATCACCATTAAATATAAAAAATATAAATCTTCTTCCATATCATGATATAGGTATCTATAAATACACAAAGCTAAATAAAAAGTATGAGGGTACTGAGTTTAAAACTCCAAGTGAAGAAAAATTAAAAGAAATTAGTTTGTTGTTTGAAAATAATCATTTTATAACTAAAATAGGGGGATAA